A genomic stretch from Pochonia chlamydosporia 170 chromosome 4, whole genome shotgun sequence includes:
- a CDS encoding non-hemolytic phospholipase C precursor (similar to Talaromyces marneffei ATCC 18224 XP_002148069.1) produces the protein MYLKPCHSVLALVLPLAAQAGSLKDVKHIVLFMQENRAFDHYFGTMAGVRGFADPNVQVNPDGKSTFEQPIPPQNGVSVLKPWHINYLGGDWISATQCMGAGDNGWSTMHSAYNGGLGNNWAQADGPYSLGYFKREDVPTHFDIAEGWTVADMASQSILAATDPNRITWMSGSVNIPGSPTNPDGKGGMIIDNSATPGCEAPGLNCFPFVWKTFPEYLEDAGISWQVWQDFDNFEDNMLAYFEQYQLAKNGSSLRNKGNSYPGLDAFYKAAGTGTLPQISWIVGPQEQSEHAPNLPRDGAWLQKKVVDAITNSPAYKETVLIISYDEQGGWADHVVPVVAPKGTAGEWLKDPYSQFGDVPLGPGWRTPRFIISPWTRGGHVFTEFADHTSDIQFIEEWAAAHGYEGVRSKAVTQWRRDHMSNLVNAFDFDKPDLSKPHITAVDTPASLPDDGSHWSGNLSLGSLTGPWVGAAKCLQDHKSNKPPVPYGVKNANQNMSQLVEDGFKQVRGELTEGRHLTFEMFGLALSNINGAFTGISLATKAHDDPKQRWIIHTVGGPGAGNQFYIQSAWDNKYIAGFPLIGQLTSNIKKAQAFTITYNPKGSKYSLTIASKPDTYVKLSPNAKRRSNGLSVSASINWEAGFGGFSVYSVSYST, from the exons ATGTACCTGAAACCTTGCCACTCAGTCTTGGCTCTGGTGTTGCCTCTGGCAGCCCAGGCCGGATCACTCAAGGATGTCAAGCATATTGTCTTGTTCATGCAGGAAAACCGAGCATTTGATCAC TACTTTGGCACAATGGCAGGTGTTCGTGGCTTCGCTGATCCCAATGTACAAGTAAACCCAGATGGTAAATCCACATTTGAGCA ACCGATCCCTCCGCAAAATGGAGTCAGCGTCCTCAAGCCATGGCATATAAATTACCTTGGTGGCGACTGGATCAGCGCAACACAATGCATGGGTGCTGGTGATAATGGCTGGAGCACGATGCACTCTGCCTATAATGGTGGACTGGGTAACAATTGGGCACAAGCGGATGGACCCTATAGCTTGGGATATTTCAAGAGAGAAGACGTCCCGACGCATTTTGACATTGCTGAGGGCTGGACTGTCGCAGACATGGCTAGCCAAAGTATTCTTGCTGCAACAGACCCGAACCGCATTACTTGGATGAGCGGTTCTGTCAACATACCCGGGTCACCCACTAACCCGGACGGCAAAGGAGGGATGATTATCGACAATAGCGCAACCCCAG GCTGTGAGGCACCAGGTCTCAATTGCTTCCCGTTTGTGTGGAAAACTTTCCCCGAGTATTTAGAAGATGCGGGGATTTCCTGGCAAGTGTGGCAAGATTTTGACAACTTTGAGGATAATATGCTGGCATATTTTGAACAGTACCAGCTTGCCAAAAATGGGTCTTCTCTTCGCAACAAAGGCAATTCCTATCCTGGTCTTGACGCCTTCTACAAAGCCGCAGGCACGGGCACCCTACCCCAAATCAGTTGGATTGTCGGCCCTCAGGAGCAAAGCGAACATGCcccaaacttgccaaggGATGGCGCTTGGTTGCAGaagaaggttgttgatgcaATCACCAATAGCCCTGCCTACAAAGAGACCGTGCTTATTATTAGTTATGACG AACAAGGAGGTTGGGCAGACCACGTCGTGCCTGTTGTTGCACCAAAAGGAACCGCTGGAGAATGGCTCAAGGACCCGTATAGCCAGTTTGGAGACGTTCCTTTAGGACCAG GCTGGCGGACTCCGCGGTTTATTATCTCTCCTTGGACGAGAGGTGGTCATGTCTTCACGGAGTTTGCAGATCACACCTCTGATATCCAGTTTATCGAAGAATGGGCAGCAGCACACGGCTATGAAGGGGTGCGAAGCAAGGCAGTCACACAATGGAGACGTGACCacatgtccaacttggtAAATGcgtttgactttgacaaa CCCGACCTTTCCAAACCTCATATTACGGCGGTGGACACGCCAGCTTCGCTGCCTGATGATGGCTCACACTGGAGTGGTAACCTGAGTCTTGGCTCCCTGACCGGACCCTGGGTTGGTGCTGCAAAGTGTCTTCAGGACCACAAAAGCAACAAGCCTCCAGTTCCATATGGTGTCAAGAATGCTAACCAGAATATGTCCCAACTCGTGGAGGATGGCTTTAAGCAAGTGCGCGGCGAGCTGACCGAAGGCCGTCATCTGACCTTTGAAATGTTCGGTCTCGCTCTTAGCAACATTAACGGAGCATTTACAGGCATATCACTCGCCACAAAAGCACACGACGATCCCAAACAAAGATGGATTATTCACACCGTCGGCGGGCCGGGCGCTGGTAATCAATTCTACATCCAGTCAGCTTGGGACAATAAATATATTGCCGGCTTCCCTTTAATTGGTCAACTTACATCGAACATCAAAAAAGCACAGGCTTTTACCATCACCTACAACCCGAAAGGCTCAAAATACAGCTTGACGATCGCTAGTAAACCGGATACTTATGTAAAGCTAAGCCCAAATGCCAAACGACGATCCAATGGATTGAGCGTTTCGGCGTCCATTAACTGGGAGGCTGGTTTTGGGGGGTTCAGTGTTTACAGTGTTTCATATAGCACGTAA
- a CDS encoding peptidase family M28 (similar to Metarhizium robertsii ARSEF 23 XP_007817186.1) produces MSIKIAILATLAAIPAALAAPAVPQSSIRADGLSLIKTSATDPGQWVTEQEKLDRFTSKNIGFIDITDIADEEVLSILSGSEPSNLITRAINYPSGALHKDEGSKLVANINANGPKSWLKTFTDFHNRRYNTAVGAEAANWLFGKVKEISSKNTAITVKQFKHTRFNQQSIIAKIPGSSSNLVVVGAHLDSTSSSSSGRSPGAEDDGSGSVVILEALRVLAESGIKPKNTIEFHWYAGEEGGLLGSKDVWANYKASNQNVIGYLNQDMAGWSPSGTPAVFQDFVDSKLSQYITALIKDYFNITPNTSRCGYRCSDHASATANGFPSAFVADEVMGKSFKDIHTERDTYDIIMWPTILLHSKIVASYLLEASYI; encoded by the exons ATGTCCATAAAAATCGCTATTTTAGCCACACTGGCTGCCATTCCAGCTGCACTTGCGGCTCCAGCTGTTCCTCAAAGCTCGATAAGAGCCGATGGCCTGAGTCTCATTAAAACTTCTGCAACTGACCCCGGGCAGTGGGTTACCGAGCAAGAGAAGTTGGATCGATTCACCTCAAAAAATATTGGGTTTATCGACATTACCGATATtgctgatgaagaagttttgTCTATTCTCTCGGGAAGTGAACCCAGCAACTTGATTACCCGGGCTATAAATTACCCAAGCGGCGCGTTACACAAGGACGAAGGCAGCAAATTGGTGGCCAATATCAACGCCAACGGCCCCAAGAGCTGGCTAAAGACATTCACAGA TTTCCACAATCGCCGGTACAATACCGCTGTTGGTGCGGAAGCCGCCAACTGGCTCTTTGGGAAAGTAAAGGAAATATCTTCCAAGAACACAGCAATTACCGTCAAGCAATTCAAGCATACGCGCTTCAACCAGCAGTCTATCATCGCAAAAATACCCGGGAGTAGCTCTAACCTAG TCGTTGTTGGTGCACATCTAGACTCCACGAGCTCTTCAAGCTCAGGTAGAAGTCCCGGCGCAGAGGATGACGGTTCCGGAAGTGTTGTTATCCTTGAGGCCCTTCGCGTCCTTGCCGAGTCTGGAATCAAACCCAAGAACACCATTGAGTTTCACTGGTATGCCGGTGAAGAGGGTGGCCTGTTGGGGTCCAAGGATGTCTGGGCAAATTACAAGGCCTCGAACCAAAATGTAATCGGATACCTTAATCAGGACATGGCGGGCTGGTCTCCGAGCGGAACTCCGGCTGTTTTCCAAGACTTTGTCGATTCCAAGCTTTCTCAATACATCACCGCCCTCATCAAAGATTATTTCAATATCACGCCGAATACGTCCCGCTGTGGTTACAGATGCTCCGATCATGCCAGCGCCACGGCCAATGGATTCC CTTCTGCTTTTGTCGCGGATGAGGTCATGGGTAAATCATTCAAGGACATTCACACCGAGAGAGAC ACGTACGATATAATCATGTGGCCGACGATTCTTCTTCACTCAAAGATTGTTGCGAGTTATCTGCTTGAGGCGTCGTATATTTGA